One window from the genome of Fulvivirga lutea encodes:
- the nadD gene encoding nicotinate (nicotinamide) nucleotide adenylyltransferase yields MEVGLFFGSFNPIHIGHLIVANIMVENTSISQVWFIISPQNPFKKRASLLHEFDRYDLVNAAIHDNYNLKASDVEFNMPKPSYTIDTLTYLSEAHPDKKFKLIIGEDNLKSFPKWKNSDQILEYYSLLVYPRPNAQPSDLVEHPKVQMIEAPMIDISATFIRNSIKNGKSIKYLVPEPVEDLIRGKKLYQ; encoded by the coding sequence ATGGAAGTAGGATTGTTTTTTGGAAGTTTTAACCCAATTCACATAGGCCATTTAATTGTGGCTAATATAATGGTAGAGAATACTTCTATTTCTCAAGTTTGGTTTATTATATCTCCTCAAAATCCGTTTAAGAAAAGGGCTTCATTACTCCATGAGTTTGACAGATATGATCTTGTGAATGCAGCAATTCACGATAATTACAATCTTAAAGCCAGTGACGTTGAGTTTAACATGCCTAAGCCCAGCTATACAATAGATACTCTTACCTATCTTTCCGAAGCCCATCCTGATAAAAAGTTTAAATTAATTATTGGTGAGGACAATCTTAAAAGCTTCCCTAAGTGGAAAAATTCTGACCAAATATTGGAGTATTACAGTTTATTAGTTTATCCCAGACCCAACGCGCAACCTTCTGATCTCGTTGAGCATCCTAAAGTTCAGATGATTGAGGCACCGATGATCGACATTTCGGCTACGTTTATCAGAAACAGTATTAAAAATGGAAAATCAATCAAGTATTTAGTGCCTGAACCAGTAGAAGACTTAATCAGAGGAAAGAAATTGTATCAATGA
- the pyrH gene encoding UMP kinase, with protein sequence MKYKRILLKLSGESLMGEGQYGIDPKRLNQYAEEIKAVQDQGVEVAIVIGGGNIYRGVQAEASGIERVQGDYMGMLATVINGMALQSALESAGMYTRLMSGIKMEQVCEPFIRRRAIRHLEKGRIVIFGAGIGNPYFTTDSTASLRAIEIQADVVLKGTRVDGVYTADPEKDPTATRYSELSFQEAYEKNLNIMDMTAFTLCQENNLPIIVFDMNKPGNLMHILEGESAGTLIN encoded by the coding sequence ATGAAATATAAACGAATATTACTCAAACTCAGTGGCGAATCTTTAATGGGCGAAGGCCAATATGGAATAGACCCAAAGCGATTGAATCAATACGCTGAAGAAATTAAGGCAGTGCAGGACCAGGGAGTTGAAGTAGCTATAGTAATTGGTGGTGGTAATATTTACAGAGGTGTGCAAGCTGAAGCATCAGGCATTGAAAGAGTACAGGGCGACTATATGGGCATGCTAGCCACCGTAATAAACGGCATGGCATTGCAAAGTGCTTTAGAATCTGCAGGAATGTATACACGATTGATGTCGGGCATTAAAATGGAGCAAGTGTGTGAGCCATTTATAAGAAGAAGAGCCATCAGGCATTTAGAAAAAGGACGTATTGTAATTTTTGGAGCGGGCATTGGTAATCCATATTTCACAACAGACTCAACTGCTAGTTTACGAGCTATCGAAATTCAGGCAGATGTGGTTTTAAAAGGAACTAGGGTAGATGGTGTTTATACGGCAGACCCTGAAAAGGATCCTACTGCAACCAGATATTCAGAATTATCCTTCCAGGAGGCATATGAAAAAAACTTAAATATTATGGACATGACAGCTTTTACGTTATGTCAGGAGAATAATTTGCCGATTATAGTATTTGATATGAACAAGCCAGGCAACCTTATGCATATTTTAGAAGGTGAGAGTGCTGGCACATTAATAAATTAA
- the frr gene encoding ribosome recycling factor yields the protein MEEIKMYLDECKEMMNKAIKHLTNELGKIRAGKASPAMIDSVMVEYYGTPTPINQVASVTAPDARTLFIKPWEKSVIPEIEKGIINSNLGLNPQNDGEQIIINIPQLTEERRTGLVKQAKAEGEQAKVSIRNSRKEINDELKKLQKEGASEDEIKRAEDNVQSLTDEFTKKVDDILDKKEAEIMHV from the coding sequence ATGGAAGAAATTAAAATGTACCTTGACGAGTGTAAGGAAATGATGAATAAGGCCATTAAACACCTCACAAACGAATTAGGTAAAATTAGAGCAGGTAAAGCAAGCCCTGCCATGATCGATAGTGTAATGGTAGAATATTACGGAACACCAACACCAATAAATCAGGTAGCATCGGTTACAGCTCCTGACGCAAGAACACTATTTATTAAACCATGGGAAAAGAGTGTAATTCCGGAAATTGAAAAAGGTATAATCAACAGTAACCTTGGACTGAATCCTCAGAATGATGGTGAACAGATTATCATCAATATCCCTCAATTAACCGAAGAAAGAAGAACTGGATTGGTTAAACAAGCAAAAGCAGAAGGAGAGCAAGCCAAAGTGAGTATCAGAAACTCACGAAAAGAAATTAATGATGAACTTAAAAAGCTTCAGAAAGAAGGTGCCTCTGAAGATGAAATTAAACGTGCGGAAGATAATGTGCAGTCGCTAACCGATGAATTTACTAAAAAGGTAGACGACATTCTTGACAAAAAAGAAGCAGAAATTATGCACGTATAA
- a CDS encoding geranylgeranylglycerol-phosphate geranylgeranyltransferase translates to MSIEYSKPVNFSFSGFIKLTRFWNLVIIVFAQYFTAFFLLENASVITSLNLAILSGSTVIIAAAGYIINDYYDVKIDLINKPQRVVVGRILKRRVAMILHTALNFIGITMGFLLGYKIGLLNFISALLLWSYSNQLKRTVLVGNLVVALLTGLSIYVIAIYFEPNNNYILGYALFAFFMTLIREIIKDLEDLKGDSTFDCRTLPVVHGPRKTKLIIYIISVSLLLSLCSLFYLRIGASMLTMALLLIGPLAYLFLRLRKADTVKEFNYLSNYCKLVMLAGITSMAFFY, encoded by the coding sequence ATGTCAATAGAATATTCAAAGCCAGTCAATTTTTCCTTTTCAGGATTCATCAAGTTAACCAGGTTTTGGAATCTTGTGATCATTGTATTTGCCCAATATTTCACGGCCTTTTTTTTACTGGAAAATGCATCAGTTATCACCAGCCTCAACCTTGCAATTTTGTCGGGTTCAACAGTAATAATTGCCGCAGCGGGCTACATTATCAATGATTATTATGATGTTAAAATTGATTTGATTAACAAACCCCAGCGTGTTGTAGTAGGTAGAATTTTAAAAAGAAGAGTAGCTATGATTCTCCATACTGCACTCAATTTTATTGGCATAACAATGGGTTTTCTTCTCGGCTACAAAATAGGGTTACTTAACTTTATTTCTGCATTACTTTTATGGAGCTACTCCAACCAACTAAAAAGAACTGTGCTTGTAGGCAATCTTGTGGTTGCTTTATTAACTGGGTTATCCATTTATGTTATAGCTATTTATTTTGAGCCAAATAATAACTATATACTAGGGTATGCACTATTTGCCTTTTTTATGACCTTAATAAGAGAGATAATAAAAGATTTGGAGGATTTAAAGGGCGACTCAACTTTTGATTGCAGAACATTACCAGTTGTTCACGGCCCCAGGAAAACTAAGCTAATCATCTATATAATTTCGGTTTCTCTGTTGCTCTCTTTGTGCTCTCTTTTCTATCTAAGAATAGGAGCATCTATGTTAACAATGGCACTGTTACTCATTGGGCCTTTGGCATACTTATTTTTAAGATTGCGTAAAGCAGATACGGTGAAGGAGTTCAATTACCTTAGTAACTATTGTAAATTAGTAATGCTGGCAGGCATAACTTCAATGGCCTTTTTTTATTAA
- a CDS encoding CBU_0592 family membrane protein, which translates to MTFIDWVGAFGVFLILLAYLLHSLNRIHSDGSVYLFLNLFGAGLACVASIMLNYWPFIILESAWVLVSIYNLVKTFRQG; encoded by the coding sequence ATGACGTTTATAGACTGGGTAGGCGCTTTTGGAGTATTTTTAATTTTATTGGCCTACTTATTACATTCTTTAAACCGAATCCATTCAGATGGTTCGGTTTATTTATTTTTAAATCTTTTTGGGGCAGGCCTCGCATGCGTAGCGTCAATCATGCTAAACTACTGGCCTTTTATAATTCTTGAATCAGCATGGGTGCTGGTTTCAATTTATAATTTAGTTAAAACATTTCGTCAAGGTTAG
- the purN gene encoding phosphoribosylglycinamide formyltransferase, translating into MIRLAIFASGSGSNAQNIAEYFSESNDIEVSLILSNNSKAYVLERAHKLDIPTAIFSRDSFYKSEEILKVLANNKIDFIILAGFMWLVPRYLVEAYPNKILNIHPALLPNFGGKGMYGDHVHKAVKAAGETESGITIHYVNEKYDEGNIIFQAKCQLTSSDTPETIAEKVHALEYEHYPKVIETVIQKSFKNY; encoded by the coding sequence ATGATCAGACTAGCAATTTTTGCTTCCGGAAGTGGTTCTAATGCACAGAATATTGCAGAATATTTTAGTGAATCAAATGATATAGAGGTAAGTCTCATTCTATCAAATAATTCCAAAGCCTATGTGCTGGAAAGAGCCCATAAATTAGATATTCCAACAGCCATTTTTTCAAGAGATTCATTTTACAAATCAGAAGAGATACTAAAAGTTCTGGCCAATAATAAGATTGATTTTATCATTCTAGCCGGTTTTATGTGGTTAGTTCCAAGGTATTTGGTGGAGGCTTATCCAAACAAAATATTAAATATCCACCCTGCCTTACTGCCTAACTTTGGTGGTAAAGGAATGTATGGCGATCATGTGCATAAAGCGGTGAAAGCAGCAGGAGAAACGGAGTCTGGCATTACCATTCATTATGTGAATGAGAAGTATGATGAAGGCAACATTATATTTCAGGCAAAATGCCAATTAACATCATCAGACACTCCGGAAACCATAGCTGAAAAAGTGCACGCACTCGAATACGAACATTACCCTAAGGTAATTGAGACTGTAATTCAAAAGTCTTTCAAAAATTACTAG
- a CDS encoding acetyl-CoA carboxylase biotin carboxyl carrier protein subunit: protein MYKASISDKNYEVDITKDKIIVDDQSFEWDIAKIDQRLFHIIKDDTAYRAEILSVDKKEKVVLIKLNGKKIEVALQDKLDLLLEKLGLDNLADAQINEIKAPMPGLILEIDVKEGDEVKKGDSIMILEAMKMENVLKSPGDGVIKAIKVAKGDSVEKNQVLVQF, encoded by the coding sequence ATGTACAAAGCGAGCATTTCTGATAAGAATTACGAGGTAGATATTACCAAGGATAAGATTATCGTAGACGATCAATCATTTGAATGGGATATTGCAAAAATTGATCAACGTCTGTTTCACATTATTAAAGACGATACGGCTTACCGGGCCGAAATACTTTCAGTTGATAAAAAAGAGAAAGTTGTTTTAATAAAGCTAAACGGAAAAAAAATTGAAGTTGCATTACAGGATAAATTAGATCTCCTGCTAGAAAAACTTGGCTTAGATAATTTGGCCGATGCACAGATTAACGAGATAAAAGCACCTATGCCTGGCCTGATCCTAGAAATAGATGTGAAAGAAGGTGATGAAGTTAAGAAAGGTGATTCCATTATGATTTTGGAAGCCATGAAGATGGAAAACGTATTAAAATCACCGGGAGACGGAGTTATTAAGGCAATTAAAGTAGCTAAAGGTGACAGCGTAGAAAAAAATCAGGTACTTGTTCAGTTTTGA
- the purH gene encoding bifunctional phosphoribosylaminoimidazolecarboxamide formyltransferase/IMP cyclohydrolase, translating into MSSVKIKSALISVYYKDNLEPIVKLLAANGVQIFSTGGTQKFIEDLSVSVTPVEEMTTYPSIFGGRVKTLHPAIFGGILYRRELEDDVKTASEYNIPSIDLVIVDLYPFEETVASGAGESDIIEKIDIGGISLIRAAAKNYKDVLIVSSREQYSQVEEILASKKCSTELEDRKLFAAKAFDISSHYDSAIFNYFNETQNIQVFKQSVRNGSELRYGENPHQQGTFYGKLDDMLEQLNGKELSYNNLVDIDAAVNLIEEFDETAFAILKHTNACGVATASSVKEAYEKAFAADTISAFGGVLITNKKVDKEAAEVMHDLFFEVLIAPDFDAEALELLKGKKNRILLKQKTPLTTKKQFKSLLNGVIEQDRDLKTDALEDLKTVTKKQPTESEMKALIFASKIAKHTKSNTIVLANEGQLFSSGVGQTSRVDALKQAIQKAKVFGFDLNGAVMASDAFFPFPDCVEIANGEGISAVVQPGGSIKDQDSIDFCDKNDMAMVFTGVRHFKH; encoded by the coding sequence ATGTCATCAGTAAAAATCAAATCTGCATTAATATCAGTTTATTATAAGGATAATCTAGAGCCAATTGTAAAGCTATTAGCAGCTAATGGCGTGCAGATTTTTTCTACTGGAGGTACTCAGAAATTCATTGAAGATTTAAGTGTGAGTGTAACTCCCGTGGAAGAAATGACTACTTATCCATCGATTTTTGGAGGTAGAGTTAAAACGTTACATCCGGCCATCTTTGGAGGAATTTTGTACAGAAGAGAATTAGAAGATGATGTTAAAACTGCATCAGAATATAATATTCCGAGCATCGACTTAGTAATCGTTGATCTTTATCCATTCGAAGAAACAGTTGCTTCAGGCGCTGGTGAATCTGACATAATTGAGAAAATAGATATAGGTGGCATCTCACTAATAAGAGCTGCAGCTAAAAATTATAAAGATGTATTAATCGTTTCTTCGCGAGAACAATACTCGCAGGTAGAAGAAATTTTGGCTAGTAAAAAATGCTCTACAGAACTGGAAGATAGAAAACTATTTGCAGCTAAAGCGTTTGATATTAGCTCACATTATGATTCTGCAATCTTCAATTACTTTAATGAAACACAAAACATTCAGGTGTTTAAGCAAAGTGTGCGAAATGGTAGTGAATTGAGGTATGGTGAAAATCCGCATCAGCAAGGCACATTCTACGGCAAGCTGGATGATATGCTTGAGCAATTGAATGGGAAGGAGCTTTCTTACAACAATTTAGTGGATATAGATGCAGCAGTAAACCTGATAGAAGAGTTTGATGAAACGGCCTTTGCCATATTAAAACATACCAATGCATGTGGCGTTGCAACAGCATCTTCTGTAAAAGAAGCCTATGAAAAGGCCTTTGCTGCCGATACCATTTCAGCATTTGGTGGTGTATTAATTACTAATAAGAAAGTGGATAAAGAAGCGGCAGAGGTAATGCACGATTTGTTCTTTGAAGTGTTAATCGCTCCAGATTTTGATGCAGAGGCGCTGGAGCTTTTAAAGGGCAAAAAGAATAGAATTCTATTAAAGCAAAAGACGCCACTTACGACTAAAAAACAGTTTAAGAGCCTACTAAACGGTGTAATTGAGCAGGACAGGGATTTGAAAACAGATGCCTTAGAAGACCTGAAAACAGTTACAAAAAAGCAGCCAACAGAGTCTGAAATGAAGGCATTAATCTTTGCAAGTAAAATCGCCAAACACACCAAGTCAAATACGATCGTTTTAGCTAATGAGGGTCAGTTGTTTTCAAGTGGGGTAGGGCAAACATCAAGAGTTGATGCTTTAAAACAGGCCATACAAAAGGCTAAAGTTTTCGGTTTCGATTTGAACGGAGCTGTAATGGCATCTGATGCATTTTTCCCTTTTCCAGATTGCGTAGAAATTGCAAATGGCGAAGGAATTTCAGCAGTAGTTCAGCCTGGCGGTTCAATTAAAGACCAAGATTCAATTGATTTTTGTGATAAAAATGACATGGCTATGGTATTTACCGGGGTGCGTCATTTTAAACACTAA
- a CDS encoding DUF5686 and carboxypeptidase regulatory-like domain-containing protein, with amino-acid sequence MNLIRSGFFLAALFLGLSSQLTAQGVKGTIKDDKGELLAFATIYIKELGTGTTSNADGYFEIRTPKGEYSLLFQYIGYESLAKKVTVNQDFVTVNPVLKTQVVVLSDVIVRAGKEDPAYTIMRKAISKSKYHLQQVDRYTCKVYMKGTGELTDTPFLLRKTLEKEGVEEGKLFISESVSEVEYIRPNTYNENVISIRSSGDDQNANPNAYVNGSFYEPEVGGGVSPLSPRAFSYYKFEYLGTYKDRGYEVSKIKVTPRSIGDNVFQGEIEIVEDYWSIYSTDLKTSKMGINFHIKQFYEPIEEGVWLPVTHDFSVDGKVFGFGFEGKYLATVSDYDVTVNPELVTEFEVVDETIYKEEAKEIEKESEGLKNKEIEEALVSGKEVTRKQLRKLMREYEKNELEEADQENIESIRTFDYDSAAYTNDSIYWSQIRPVPLSTKELEGYANMDSLAEIESKKKAGDTLSTKNKESFKLYHALTGASYKVGEKAYFYINSMNSNFNTVDGYDIVTGVGFRKTFENEGWLRLSHESRYTFERTAYNGNLEARYDFGEKYRRTSLVGFGGRYVRQFNSDEPISPFINSITTLFMEHNYMKLYERDYLGFLIGKQLNDNLKVSISATYNERRQLFNTSTMTWIDRTHREYTPNAPVAIELLDTSFPDHQAVISETKIEYEPWIKYRLYNGKRYRSGNNNPKFSLLYRKGLDDILDSDVDFDQLELGYRQTFKIGVRALGDVAIKAGTFLNDDKMFFMDYKHFMGNRTPITTADPVGTFRMLPYYTFSTNQEYLTGSFHYQMRKFLVTRIPITRIMGIRESFFVNHLATDNSMNYTELGYGINYILRFLRVEAVTNWIDGEYQNFEVRIGIAANLDEMF; translated from the coding sequence ATGAATTTAATTCGATCAGGCTTTTTTTTAGCGGCTTTATTCTTAGGGTTATCATCCCAACTAACAGCACAAGGGGTTAAAGGAACTATCAAAGATGACAAAGGTGAGCTTTTAGCGTTCGCCACTATATACATCAAAGAATTAGGTACAGGTACTACTTCCAATGCCGATGGCTATTTTGAAATAAGAACACCTAAGGGTGAATATTCTTTGTTATTTCAATATATAGGGTATGAATCACTAGCCAAAAAGGTTACTGTAAATCAGGATTTTGTAACTGTTAACCCGGTACTAAAAACGCAGGTGGTTGTACTTAGTGATGTTATTGTTAGAGCAGGTAAGGAAGACCCAGCTTATACCATTATGCGTAAAGCCATTTCAAAAAGTAAATACCATTTACAACAAGTAGATAGATATACCTGCAAAGTGTATATGAAAGGTACTGGCGAGTTAACGGATACTCCATTTTTATTACGTAAGACTTTGGAAAAAGAAGGGGTTGAGGAAGGCAAGCTTTTCATTTCTGAGTCAGTAAGTGAGGTGGAATATATAAGACCAAATACCTATAATGAAAATGTAATATCTATTAGAAGTAGTGGCGATGATCAAAATGCTAACCCCAATGCTTACGTGAATGGCTCCTTTTATGAGCCAGAAGTTGGGGGAGGAGTTTCACCATTAAGTCCACGAGCTTTTTCCTATTATAAGTTTGAGTATTTAGGTACTTATAAAGATAGAGGGTATGAAGTAAGTAAAATTAAAGTGACTCCAAGATCGATAGGTGACAATGTTTTTCAAGGTGAAATTGAAATTGTTGAGGATTACTGGAGTATTTATAGTACCGATTTAAAAACCTCCAAAATGGGTATCAACTTTCATATTAAGCAATTTTATGAGCCAATTGAAGAAGGTGTATGGCTACCTGTAACGCACGATTTTTCAGTAGATGGCAAAGTCTTTGGTTTTGGTTTTGAAGGTAAATATCTAGCCACAGTGAGCGATTATGATGTTACCGTAAATCCGGAACTGGTCACAGAGTTTGAAGTAGTGGATGAAACAATCTATAAAGAAGAAGCTAAGGAAATCGAGAAGGAATCTGAAGGTCTGAAGAATAAGGAAATCGAGGAAGCATTAGTTTCGGGAAAAGAGGTGACCAGAAAGCAATTAAGAAAACTAATGCGCGAGTATGAGAAAAATGAATTAGAGGAGGCCGATCAGGAGAATATTGAATCGATAAGAACATTTGATTATGATTCTGCAGCCTATACCAATGATTCTATTTATTGGTCTCAGATAAGGCCCGTTCCGTTATCCACCAAAGAATTAGAAGGCTATGCCAATATGGATAGCTTAGCGGAAATTGAAAGTAAGAAAAAAGCTGGAGACACATTATCAACGAAAAATAAAGAGAGTTTTAAATTGTACCATGCACTAACCGGAGCTTCTTACAAAGTGGGAGAAAAGGCCTATTTCTATATTAATAGCATGAATAGCAATTTCAACACAGTGGATGGGTATGATATTGTCACAGGTGTGGGTTTTAGAAAAACTTTTGAGAATGAAGGATGGTTGCGTTTATCTCATGAAAGCAGATATACATTTGAGCGAACCGCTTACAACGGTAACCTGGAGGCTCGCTACGATTTCGGAGAGAAATACAGAAGAACTTCATTGGTTGGTTTCGGAGGCCGATACGTTCGTCAATTTAATTCTGATGAACCGATTAGTCCTTTTATCAATTCCATAACTACCTTGTTTATGGAGCATAACTACATGAAGTTATATGAACGAGATTATTTAGGTTTTCTAATTGGCAAGCAATTGAATGATAACCTGAAAGTTTCCATTAGTGCAACATATAATGAAAGAAGACAGCTTTTTAATACAAGCACAATGACATGGATAGATCGCACGCACCGTGAGTATACGCCAAATGCACCCGTAGCTATTGAATTATTAGATACATCTTTCCCTGACCATCAGGCTGTGATTAGCGAAACAAAGATTGAATATGAACCATGGATAAAGTACCGCCTTTATAATGGTAAGAGATACAGGTCAGGAAATAATAACCCTAAATTTTCATTACTCTATCGCAAAGGTTTAGATGATATTTTAGATAGTGATGTTGACTTTGATCAATTGGAGCTAGGCTACCGCCAAACTTTTAAAATAGGTGTAAGGGCTTTGGGCGATGTAGCAATAAAAGCAGGAACATTTTTGAATGATGATAAAATGTTCTTCATGGACTACAAGCATTTCATGGGTAATAGAACGCCAATTACTACAGCTGATCCTGTTGGCACATTTAGAATGCTGCCCTATTATACATTCAGTACCAATCAGGAATACTTAACCGGTAGCTTTCATTACCAAATGCGTAAATTTTTGGTAACCAGAATTCCTATTACCAGAATTATGGGTATTCGTGAAAGTTTCTTTGTAAATCATTTAGCTACTGATAACTCCATGAATTACACTGAGTTGGGCTATGGTATTAATTATATTCTAAGATTTTTGAGAGTTGAGGCTGTAACAAATTGGATTGATGGAGAGTATCAAAACTTTGAAGTACGAATAGGAATTGCCGCTAACCTTGACGAAATGTTTTAA
- a CDS encoding TonB-dependent receptor codes for MRILISSFMVLCTITLSYGQYDLTIKVLDDSTDDPLPNATLVLGDIIGASNLNGEFTFTDLPKGFYPLRVSYVGYSGIEKSIRIPDTKQLSIKLESEAFLTDEVVVSSTRASEDTPMTYTSVDKESIESLNLGQDLPFILNFTPSLVTTSDAGAGIGYTGLRIRGSDATRINVTINGIPLNDSESQGVFWVNTPDLASSTNNIQIQRGVGTSTNGAGAFGGTVNIQTNARKSEPYADIVNSFGSFNTRRHTLGFGTGLFNKYWTIDGRLSKIESDGYIDRASSDLQSYYFAGGFYKDKTMVKAIMFGGAERTYQSWYGTPEAVLENDTEGIEAVIINNGLNELQAENIKNSGRTFNWYLYDNQVDDYKQDHYQLHVSQELTPNLVANISAHYTYGRGFFEQYRYEDDFEDYGLEPVALGDTLIESSDIIRRRWLDNDFYGFTYSVNYTNDKFDLTVGGAANRYDGDHFGELIWAQLATNFQIEDRYYDNVGVKDDFNSFVKLNYNLNDRLSAYVDIQYRFIGYETNGTDNDLVEIDVNEEFNFFNPKFGVFYQMSDNHSFYSSFAVANREPVRNDFIDSPTTPKSERLNNLELGYKFVNSKMQIGINGYYMDYQDQLILTGELNDVGASVRTNVENSYRAGIELVGGAQLSRRWNWQANLTLSRNKIEEFNEVLYDYGQNFDEFNIITNNYSDTDIAFSPNVIAGSQLKFTPVNNGEITLLSKYVGEQFLDNTSNPNRKLDAYFVNDLRLSYTVLSNHFKELTFSVLINNVFDELYSSNGYTFGYFAGPGSEIRENYLYPQATRNFLASVTLRL; via the coding sequence ATGAGAATTTTAATCTCTTCATTTATGGTGTTATGCACCATTACATTGAGCTATGGTCAATACGACCTAACAATTAAAGTGCTAGATGATTCAACTGATGATCCATTACCAAATGCAACTCTGGTGTTGGGAGATATCATTGGCGCTTCCAACTTAAATGGCGAATTTACTTTTACAGATTTGCCCAAAGGCTTTTATCCTTTAAGGGTATCCTATGTTGGTTATTCAGGTATTGAGAAGTCTATACGTATTCCAGATACAAAGCAACTTAGCATTAAATTGGAATCAGAGGCATTTCTTACTGATGAGGTGGTAGTGTCATCCACCAGGGCTTCTGAAGATACTCCCATGACATATACTTCTGTAGATAAAGAAAGTATTGAAAGCTTGAACCTTGGACAGGATTTACCCTTCATACTCAATTTCACGCCTTCACTTGTAACGACTTCCGATGCCGGAGCAGGAATCGGTTACACGGGGTTACGAATAAGAGGTTCCGATGCTACCAGAATAAATGTTACTATCAATGGAATTCCTCTTAATGACAGTGAATCTCAAGGTGTATTCTGGGTGAATACTCCTGACTTAGCTTCATCTACTAACAATATCCAGATTCAACGAGGTGTTGGTACTTCAACCAACGGTGCTGGTGCATTCGGAGGTACTGTAAATATTCAAACCAATGCCAGAAAGTCTGAGCCTTATGCAGACATAGTAAATTCGTTTGGGTCATTTAATACCAGAAGGCATACTTTGGGATTTGGCACAGGCCTTTTCAACAAATACTGGACTATCGATGGCAGGCTTTCAAAAATAGAATCCGATGGCTATATCGATCGTGCTTCTTCTGATTTGCAATCTTATTACTTTGCTGGAGGATTTTACAAGGACAAGACCATGGTAAAGGCCATTATGTTTGGCGGAGCAGAGCGAACCTATCAGTCGTGGTACGGTACTCCAGAGGCTGTATTAGAAAATGATACTGAGGGAATAGAGGCCGTAATTATTAATAATGGGCTCAATGAATTGCAAGCTGAGAATATTAAAAATTCTGGTCGTACATTCAACTGGTATCTCTATGATAATCAGGTAGATGATTACAAACAAGACCATTATCAGCTGCATGTTTCCCAAGAATTAACGCCTAACCTGGTTGCCAATATTTCTGCGCATTACACTTATGGAAGAGGTTTTTTTGAGCAATATCGTTACGAGGATGATTTTGAAGACTATGGTTTAGAACCCGTTGCCTTGGGAGACACGCTTATCGAATCGTCAGATATTATTAGACGTAGGTGGCTGGATAATGATTTTTATGGCTTTACCTATTCAGTAAACTATACCAATGATAAGTTTGATCTAACGGTAGGCGGGGCAGCTAACAGATATGATGGTGACCATTTTGGAGAATTAATTTGGGCACAACTAGCCACTAATTTTCAAATTGAAGACAGGTATTATGATAATGTTGGAGTGAAAGATGATTTTAACTCTTTCGTTAAGTTGAACTACAACCTCAATGACAGACTTTCTGCGTATGTAGATATACAGTACAGATTTATTGGGTATGAGACCAATGGCACAGACAATGATCTTGTTGAAATTGATGTGAATGAAGAATTCAACTTTTTCAATCCTAAGTTTGGTGTCTTTTATCAAATGAGCGACAACCATTCGTTTTATTCCTCGTTTGCCGTGGCCAACAGAGAGCCCGTTAGAAATGATTTCATTGATTCACCTACTACACCTAAAAGTGAACGACTAAACAACTTGGAATTAGGCTATAAATTCGTGAATTCCAAAATGCAGATAGGAATTAATGGTTATTACATGGACTATCAAGATCAATTGATTTTGACTGGTGAGTTAAATGATGTTGGAGCTTCTGTTAGAACAAATGTTGAAAATAGCTATAGAGCGGGTATAGAATTAGTAGGGGGCGCACAATTATCAAGGCGCTGGAATTGGCAAGCTAACCTCACTCTGAGCAGAAATAAAATAGAGGAGTTTAACGAAGTACTCTATGATTACGGCCAGAATTTTGATGAGTTTAACATCATTACCAATAATTATTCTGACACCGATATCGCATTTTCTCCCAATGTTATTGCCGGGTCACAACTTAAATTTACTCCTGTGAATAATGGGGAGATTACTCTTCTTTCAAAATATGTTGGTGAACAATTTTTGGACAATACGAGTAACCCGAATAGAAAGCTGGATGCCTATTTTGTGAACGACCTAAGGCTGTCTTATACGGTTTTATCAAATCATTTTAAGGAACTGACTTTCTCAGTATTGATAAATAATGTGTTTGACGAACTATATTCTTCCAACGGCTATACTTTTGGATACTTTGCAGGGCCTGGATCAGAAATTCGGGAGAATTATCTCTACCCACAAGCTACTAGAAATTTTTTGGCTAGTGTTACTTTAAGATTATAG